Proteins encoded by one window of Cloeon dipterum chromosome 2, ieCloDipt1.1, whole genome shotgun sequence:
- the stas gene encoding transmembrane protein 41B isoform X1: MSSMTCAISQFYSSIGPYNFFSGLLVNCSDEAELPEVTKRPESTRKAFVVVGVVFIVSLLALLYVYQCFPDLEEDEIQHIKLPRDIEDAKNLGKVLYRYKDKYYFEVLMGVFISYIFLQTFAIPGSISLSILSGFLFPFPVALVLVCFCSATGATFCYLLSFLVGRRLVYKYFPDKARSWADKVNNHRSNLLNYMIFLRITPFLPNWFINITAPVIDVPMLPFWLGTFLGVAPPSFLAIQAGTTLHQMSSSGDAISWTSIILLAAFAVLSLVPVLLKSKLRDKFE; this comes from the exons atgagcagtaTGACATGTgcaatttctcaattttattccTCTATTGGgccttacaattttttctcggGCTTGCTCGTGAACTGCTCTG ATGAAGCAGAACTGCCAGAAGTGACGAAACGACCTGAAAGTACTAGAAAGGCGTTTGTAGTGGTTGGAGTTGTCTTCATTGTGTCCTTACTTGCCTTACTGTATGTCTATCAGTGTTTCCCTGACTTGGAAGA GGATGAAATACAGCACATCAAACTTCCAAGGGACATAGAAGATGCTAAAAACCTTGGAAAGGTTTTGTACAGATACAAGGATAAATACTACTTTGAAGTGCTGATGGGCGTGTTCATCTCCTACATCtt CCTGCAAACGTTTGCGATCCCGGGGTCAATTTCCCTGTCGATTCTGTCAGGATTTCTATTCCCGTTTCCGGTGGCCCTTGTCCTAGTCTGCTTCTGCTCTGCAACTGGGGCCACGTTCTGCTATCTTCTTTCATTCCTTGTAGGCCGAAGACTAgtctacaaatattttccagacaAGGCTCGCTCATGGGCAGACAAA GTGAACAACCATCGGAGCAATCTTCTAAATTACATGATATTTCTGAGGATAACGCCTTTTCTGCCTAATTGGTTCATAAATATAACTGCTCCGGTTATCGACGTGCCAATGTTGCCTTTCTGGCTCGGAACATTCCTGG GAGTTGCTCCACCGTCGTTTTTGGCCATTCAAGCTGGAACAACCCTTCACCAAATGAGTTCTAGTGGAGACGCAATTTCATGGACCTCTATCATTCTTCTAGCAGCTTTCGCGGTGCTCTCATTGGTGCCAGTATTGCTCAAATCCAAGCTCAGGGACAAGTTTGAGTGA
- the stas gene encoding transmembrane protein 41B isoform X2: MEVTERRHRGKDEAELPEVTKRPESTRKAFVVVGVVFIVSLLALLYVYQCFPDLEEDEIQHIKLPRDIEDAKNLGKVLYRYKDKYYFEVLMGVFISYIFLQTFAIPGSISLSILSGFLFPFPVALVLVCFCSATGATFCYLLSFLVGRRLVYKYFPDKARSWADKVNNHRSNLLNYMIFLRITPFLPNWFINITAPVIDVPMLPFWLGTFLGVAPPSFLAIQAGTTLHQMSSSGDAISWTSIILLAAFAVLSLVPVLLKSKLRDKFE, translated from the exons TGGAAGTCACTGAGAGGCGTCATAGAGGCAAAG ATGAAGCAGAACTGCCAGAAGTGACGAAACGACCTGAAAGTACTAGAAAGGCGTTTGTAGTGGTTGGAGTTGTCTTCATTGTGTCCTTACTTGCCTTACTGTATGTCTATCAGTGTTTCCCTGACTTGGAAGA GGATGAAATACAGCACATCAAACTTCCAAGGGACATAGAAGATGCTAAAAACCTTGGAAAGGTTTTGTACAGATACAAGGATAAATACTACTTTGAAGTGCTGATGGGCGTGTTCATCTCCTACATCtt CCTGCAAACGTTTGCGATCCCGGGGTCAATTTCCCTGTCGATTCTGTCAGGATTTCTATTCCCGTTTCCGGTGGCCCTTGTCCTAGTCTGCTTCTGCTCTGCAACTGGGGCCACGTTCTGCTATCTTCTTTCATTCCTTGTAGGCCGAAGACTAgtctacaaatattttccagacaAGGCTCGCTCATGGGCAGACAAA GTGAACAACCATCGGAGCAATCTTCTAAATTACATGATATTTCTGAGGATAACGCCTTTTCTGCCTAATTGGTTCATAAATATAACTGCTCCGGTTATCGACGTGCCAATGTTGCCTTTCTGGCTCGGAACATTCCTGG GAGTTGCTCCACCGTCGTTTTTGGCCATTCAAGCTGGAACAACCCTTCACCAAATGAGTTCTAGTGGAGACGCAATTTCATGGACCTCTATCATTCTTCTAGCAGCTTTCGCGGTGCTCTCATTGGTGCCAGTATTGCTCAAATCCAAGCTCAGGGACAAGTTTGAGTGA